In Sodalis ligni, a single genomic region encodes these proteins:
- the trmB gene encoding tRNA (guanosine(46)-N7)-methyltransferase TrmB, whose translation MSNNVISPEFDEQGRPLRRIRSFVRRQGRLTKGQQLAVDKFWPAMGVDYRAIPIAFSSLFGREAPVTLEIGFGMGASLVQTAAAHPDQDYLGIEVHLPGVGACLSSANESGIDNLRVMCHDAVEVLENMIPDDSLALVQLYFPDPWHKARHHKRRIVQGPFVDLVRRKLRAGGVFHMATDWQPYAEHMLDVMNQAVHFRNLSPQNDYVPRPEHRPLTKFEQRGQRLGHGVWDLMFEKVV comes from the coding sequence ATGAGCAATAATGTTATCTCCCCCGAGTTTGACGAGCAGGGGCGTCCGCTGCGGCGTATTCGCAGTTTTGTCCGGCGGCAGGGTCGTTTGACCAAAGGTCAGCAGCTGGCGGTGGATAAATTTTGGCCGGCAATGGGGGTGGACTACCGGGCCATTCCGATAGCGTTCTCTTCGCTGTTCGGACGGGAGGCTCCGGTAACCCTGGAAATCGGTTTCGGCATGGGGGCTTCGCTGGTCCAGACCGCCGCAGCGCATCCGGATCAGGATTATCTGGGCATTGAAGTACATTTACCCGGCGTCGGCGCCTGTTTGTCGAGTGCAAATGAATCCGGTATCGATAATTTGCGGGTCATGTGCCATGACGCGGTGGAAGTGCTGGAAAATATGATCCCCGATGACAGCCTGGCGCTGGTTCAGCTCTATTTCCCCGATCCCTGGCATAAGGCACGGCATCATAAACGGCGTATCGTACAGGGACCGTTCGTGGATCTGGTGCGCCGAAAACTGCGGGCGGGGGGCGTATTCCACATGGCCACCGATTGGCAGCCTTATGCGGAACATATGCTCGATGTCATGAATCAGGCGGTGCATTTTCGCAATCTTTCGCCACAAAATGATTACGTGCCGCGCCCGGAACACAGGCCGTTGACCAAATTTGAACAGCGCGGACAAAGATTAGGGCACGGTGTATGGGATTTAATGTTCGAAAAAGTGGTCTGA
- a CDS encoding DUF2884 domain-containing protein produces MLRKLVLGLLMLTAWQAQADYQCPVKPQDDIFISSQQVRVAGASGDITITPDGQVARNGQPLNLNGEQRRQAADYQASVREQLPWIDEGARSRLEKGRIALDRIIVQQLGSDSHVRERLTTLDRQLKQQMNRIIEHRPEGLAFHHQAIAQVEQDGRRIVQDSMGGVVQDSLNEMGTQQAMKAATGSSPLQAVMGNLGSLQQAIQNEWNSQEQDFQQFGHQVCQRVTHLEQQRGDLMKSLQ; encoded by the coding sequence ATGTTGCGCAAATTGGTGCTGGGTTTATTGATGTTAACGGCATGGCAGGCTCAGGCGGATTATCAGTGTCCGGTCAAGCCGCAGGACGATATTTTTATCAGCTCGCAGCAGGTGAGGGTGGCGGGGGCCAGCGGCGATATCACCATCACTCCCGATGGCCAGGTGGCGCGCAACGGCCAGCCGCTGAACCTGAACGGCGAACAGCGGCGCCAGGCGGCGGATTATCAGGCGTCGGTGCGGGAGCAACTGCCCTGGATCGATGAGGGCGCACGCAGCCGACTGGAAAAGGGACGCATTGCCCTGGACCGGATTATCGTACAGCAGTTGGGTAGCGACAGTCATGTGCGCGAACGGTTGACCACTCTGGATCGGCAATTGAAGCAGCAGATGAACCGTATTATTGAACACCGTCCCGAAGGGCTGGCGTTCCACCACCAGGCCATCGCCCAGGTTGAGCAGGACGGACGTCGCATTGTCCAGGACAGCATGGGGGGCGTGGTGCAGGACAGCCTGAACGAGATGGGGACGCAGCAAGCCATGAAAGCCGCCACCGGCAGCAGCCCGCTGCAAGCGGTTATGGGCAATCTGGGGAGTTTGCAGCAAGCGATTCAAAATGAGTGGAACAGCCAGGAACAGGATTTCCAGCAGTTCGGTCATCAGGTTTGCCAGCGGGTGACTCATCTTGAGCAGCAGCGCGGGGATTTGATGAAATCCCTGCAATAG
- the proC gene encoding pyrroline-5-carboxylate reductase: MQQRKIAFIGAGNMAQAIISGLVAQGYPAELITVCAPTAQRRDALAERFSVHAVDDNSAAAQSADVVVLAVKPQLMADVCRQLFENVDFSGKLVLSIAAGVNLSRFRALLGESINLVRIMPNTPSLVGKGMSGLYAPEQVSRADRDFTAGLMGAVGKTCWLGKESDINGIIAVAGSAPAYFFLLMEAMQQEAVNQGFDQETAAMLVRQAAIGAAELAEKSPDTPLGTLRQNVTSKGGTTAAALQVFDERQLSQTVAEAMRAAVKRAEEMEKLF; encoded by the coding sequence ATGCAACAGCGCAAAATCGCCTTTATCGGCGCCGGCAATATGGCGCAGGCCATCATCTCCGGCCTGGTGGCGCAAGGCTATCCCGCCGAACTTATCACCGTTTGCGCGCCGACGGCCCAGCGCCGCGACGCGCTGGCGGAACGTTTTTCAGTACACGCCGTCGATGACAACAGCGCTGCCGCCCAATCGGCGGATGTGGTGGTTCTGGCGGTGAAACCACAGCTGATGGCGGATGTTTGCCGCCAGCTTTTTGAGAACGTGGATTTTTCCGGCAAACTGGTGCTGTCCATCGCCGCCGGGGTAAACCTGAGCCGCTTTCGGGCGCTGCTGGGTGAATCCATAAATCTGGTGCGGATTATGCCGAACACCCCCTCGCTGGTGGGTAAAGGCATGAGCGGGCTTTACGCGCCGGAACAGGTGAGCCGGGCCGACCGCGACTTCACCGCCGGCCTGATGGGCGCGGTGGGTAAAACCTGCTGGCTGGGGAAAGAGAGCGATATCAACGGAATTATCGCCGTAGCGGGCAGCGCGCCGGCCTATTTTTTCCTGTTGATGGAAGCCATGCAGCAAGAAGCCGTCAACCAGGGATTCGACCAGGAGACGGCGGCCATGCTGGTGAGGCAGGCAGCCATCGGCGCCGCCGAACTGGCTGAAAAAAGTCCCGATACCCCCCTTGGGACATTGCGGCAAAATGTCACATCGAAAGGCGGCACCACCGCCGCGGCGCTGCAGGTGTTCGATGAACGGCAACTGTCGCAAACCGTCGCCGAGGCCATGCGGGCGGCGGTCAAGCGCGCGGAAGAAATGGAAAAATTATTCTGA
- the hemW gene encoding radical SAM family heme chaperone HemW, giving the protein MLSLPPLSLYIHIPWCVQKCPYCDFNSHALKGDVPHEEYVNHLLADLDQDLAYTGGRDISTIFIGGGTPSLLSSEAMQRLLDGVRRRLPVNAFAEITMEANPGTVEAERFHAYHQAGVNRISIGVQSFNEEKLIRLGRIHGAQEARGAARLAAGLGLRSFNLDLMHGLPDQTLEQALDDLRQAIALNPPHLSWYQLTIEPNTLFGSRPPVLPDDDALWDIFEQGNHLLAAAGYRQYETSAYAKPGFQCEHNLNYWRFGDYLGIGCGAHGKLSQADGTLLRTVKTRHPRGYMQGNYLEKRYGVEPADLPFEYFMNRFRLTEPTPRQEFSAFTGLDEETVRPALDQALAGGYISEDDSCWQVTEKGKLFLNPLLEMFME; this is encoded by the coding sequence ATGCTTAGCTTGCCGCCTCTCAGCCTGTACATCCATATCCCCTGGTGCGTACAGAAATGCCCCTATTGCGATTTCAATTCACATGCGCTGAAGGGCGACGTTCCCCATGAGGAGTACGTGAATCATCTGCTGGCGGATCTGGACCAGGATCTGGCCTATACCGGCGGTCGCGATATCAGCACGATTTTTATCGGCGGCGGCACTCCCAGCCTGCTCAGCTCCGAGGCCATGCAACGCCTGCTGGATGGCGTACGCCGGCGATTGCCGGTGAACGCCTTCGCGGAAATTACCATGGAAGCCAATCCGGGCACGGTAGAGGCCGAACGTTTTCACGCCTATCATCAGGCCGGTGTAAACCGCATTTCCATCGGGGTGCAGAGCTTCAATGAAGAGAAACTGATCCGTCTGGGACGGATTCATGGTGCGCAGGAGGCCCGCGGGGCCGCCCGCCTGGCCGCCGGTCTGGGCTTGCGCAGCTTTAATCTCGATTTGATGCACGGTTTGCCCGATCAGACGCTGGAACAGGCCCTGGACGATTTACGCCAGGCCATCGCCCTCAATCCGCCGCATCTGTCCTGGTACCAGTTGACCATCGAACCCAATACGCTGTTCGGTTCCCGTCCGCCGGTCCTGCCGGACGACGACGCCTTGTGGGATATCTTCGAGCAGGGAAACCACCTGCTCGCCGCCGCCGGTTACCGGCAATACGAAACCTCCGCTTATGCCAAACCGGGCTTTCAATGCGAGCATAACCTGAATTACTGGCGTTTCGGCGATTATCTCGGCATCGGTTGCGGCGCCCACGGCAAGCTGTCCCAGGCCGACGGCACCCTGCTGCGCACGGTCAAAACGCGCCATCCCCGTGGCTATATGCAAGGAAACTACCTGGAGAAGCGCTATGGGGTGGAACCGGCGGATTTGCCCTTTGAGTACTTCATGAACCGTTTCCGGCTCACGGAACCCACCCCACGGCAGGAGTTCAGCGCCTTTACCGGCCTGGATGAAGAAACGGTCCGTCCTGCCCTTGACCAGGCCCTGGCGGGCGGTTATATCTCCGAAGACGACAGCTGCTGGCAGGTTACCGAGAAAGGCAAACTGTTCCTGAACCCGTTACTGGAAATGTTTATGGAATAA
- the mutY gene encoding A/G-specific adenine glycosylase translates to MIQAQQFAQQVLDWYQRFGRKTLPWQLEKTPYKVWLSEIMLQQTQVATVIPYFERFLAKFPTVGALAAAPLDEVLHQWTGLGYYARGRNLHKAARLIASRHNGVFPTNYEDITELPGIGRSTAGAVLSLALGQHYPILDGNVKRVLARCFAIEGWPGKKEVEQRLWALSEQLTPARDAGAFNQAMMDLGAMVCTRTRPKCELCPLHTGCEAYAAGTWARYPGKKPRQVLPEKTAWFLLLQSDQRIWLEQRPAVGLWGGLFCFPQFSRREDLALWLKRRGMDIQRGEQMVAFRHTFSHFHLDIVPLRMDLTDMQGCMDEGAGLWYNLAQPPSVGLAAPVERLLKQVGKPWQPALLQPVAKEE, encoded by the coding sequence ATGATACAAGCGCAACAGTTCGCGCAGCAAGTGCTGGACTGGTACCAGCGCTTCGGCCGCAAGACCCTGCCATGGCAGTTGGAGAAAACGCCGTATAAAGTATGGCTGTCTGAAATCATGCTGCAACAAACCCAGGTTGCCACCGTTATTCCTTATTTCGAGCGTTTTTTAGCGAAATTTCCCACGGTAGGCGCGCTGGCGGCGGCGCCGCTGGACGAAGTGCTGCACCAGTGGACCGGCCTGGGCTATTACGCCCGCGGGCGAAATCTGCATAAGGCGGCCCGGCTGATAGCCTCCCGGCACAATGGCGTGTTTCCAACGAACTATGAGGATATCACGGAGCTGCCCGGTATCGGTCGCTCCACCGCCGGCGCGGTATTATCATTGGCGCTTGGCCAACATTATCCTATCCTTGATGGCAATGTGAAGCGCGTATTGGCCCGTTGTTTTGCCATTGAAGGCTGGCCGGGTAAAAAAGAGGTGGAGCAGCGGCTGTGGGCCTTAAGCGAACAGCTCACACCGGCCCGTGACGCCGGAGCATTCAACCAGGCCATGATGGACCTGGGCGCCATGGTGTGCACCCGCACCAGGCCCAAATGCGAGCTCTGCCCGCTGCATACGGGGTGCGAAGCCTATGCCGCCGGGACCTGGGCCCGCTATCCCGGCAAAAAACCCCGGCAGGTTTTGCCCGAAAAGACCGCCTGGTTTTTATTATTGCAGTCAGACCAGCGGATTTGGCTGGAACAGCGTCCGGCCGTCGGCCTGTGGGGCGGGCTGTTTTGTTTCCCGCAGTTTTCCCGGCGGGAAGATCTGGCGCTGTGGCTTAAAAGACGCGGCATGGATATCCAACGCGGCGAGCAAATGGTGGCTTTTCGCCATACGTTCAGCCATTTTCATCTGGATATCGTCCCCTTGCGCATGGATCTTACCGATATGCAAGGTTGCATGGATGAAGGCGCCGGACTCTGGTATAACTTAGCGCAGCCACCGTCAGTGGGACTGGCCGCGCCGGTAGAACGCTTATTAAAACAAGTGGGTAAACCATGGCAACCGGCATTGCTACAGCCTGTCGCCAAAGAGGAATAA
- a CDS encoding type IV pilus twitching motility protein PilT — MNMDELVAHSVKHNASDLHLCPGLAPIVRIDGELRSLKTLPPLGEDIITGWCEGFLGPRGRDALALSGQADGVTALAGGRRLRAHFFRQHTGVSAAFRLIPAQIPTLCALGVPPEITELLARSQGLLLVTGAAGSGKSCSLAAMVDHLNHLRRQHIITLEDPVEFIHRPDRCLIQQRQIGEHCRNFRAGLLGALREDPDVILLGELRDAATVRLALTAAETGHLVLATLHARHACQAVNRLLDAFCAQEQDFARGMLADSLLAVMAQKLVARQQGGRMGLFELMIATPAVRNLIREGKTHLLPGLLQTGKGQGMLTFEQNSRQRGGG, encoded by the coding sequence ATGAATATGGATGAACTGGTGGCCCATAGTGTAAAGCATAATGCGTCAGATCTGCACCTTTGTCCGGGTTTGGCGCCCATCGTTCGTATCGACGGCGAGCTGCGCTCCCTGAAGACTCTACCACCCCTCGGCGAAGATATTATTACCGGCTGGTGCGAAGGCTTTCTCGGCCCCCGCGGCCGGGACGCGCTGGCACTGTCCGGCCAGGCGGACGGCGTGACGGCGCTGGCCGGCGGCCGGCGTCTGCGCGCTCATTTTTTCCGCCAGCATACCGGCGTTTCGGCCGCCTTCAGGCTGATTCCCGCGCAGATACCCACGCTCTGCGCGTTAGGGGTGCCGCCGGAGATAACGGAACTGCTGGCCCGGTCACAGGGCCTGCTGCTGGTGACCGGCGCCGCCGGCAGCGGCAAATCCTGCTCGCTGGCGGCCATGGTGGATCATCTTAACCATCTCCGCCGGCAACATATCATTACCCTGGAAGACCCGGTGGAATTTATCCATCGGCCGGATCGCTGTCTCATTCAGCAGCGGCAAATCGGCGAGCATTGCCGAAATTTCCGGGCCGGCCTGCTGGGGGCGCTGCGGGAGGATCCGGACGTTATCCTGCTGGGGGAGTTGCGCGACGCCGCCACTGTCCGTTTGGCGCTCACCGCCGCTGAAACCGGCCACCTGGTGCTGGCGACGCTGCACGCCCGGCATGCGTGCCAGGCCGTCAATCGGCTCCTGGACGCGTTCTGCGCCCAGGAGCAGGATTTTGCCCGCGGCATGCTGGCCGACAGCCTGCTGGCGGTAATGGCGCAAAAATTGGTGGCGCGGCAGCAGGGGGGCCGCATGGGTCTGTTTGAGCTGATGATCGCCACGCCGGCGGTGCGCAACCTTATCCGCGAAGGTAAAACCCATCTGCTGCCGGGACTGCTGCAGACCGGAAAGGGACAGGGCATGCTGACTTTTGAGCAAAACTCTCGGCAGCGGGGCGGCGGTTAG
- a CDS encoding oxidative damage protection protein, giving the protein MSRTIYCTYLKRESEGQDFQLYPGELGKRIFETISKEAWALWMSKQTMLINEKKLSMMNPADRKILEQEMVKFLFEGQDVHVEGYTPPSK; this is encoded by the coding sequence ATGAGCAGAACGATTTATTGCACCTATCTTAAACGCGAGTCCGAAGGGCAGGATTTTCAATTGTATCCCGGCGAGTTGGGTAAACGCATCTTTGAAACCATTTCCAAAGAAGCCTGGGCGTTGTGGATGTCCAAACAGACTATGCTTATCAACGAAAAAAAACTCAGCATGATGAATCCCGCCGACCGGAAAATACTCGAACAGGAAATGGTCAAGTTCCTGTTCGAGGGCCAGGATGTGCATGTCGAAGGCTATACTCCGCCCAGCAAATGA
- the rhaS gene encoding HTH-type transcriptional activator RhaS, producing MTLLCGEDFFISKDATVAIEPRWPQPAFPEHYHDFWEIVLVEKGSGIHVLNDQPYVLGSGTVCFIRADDHHLFENVDDLNLINVLYRSPHGFRYLADLSDFLPSRDLPDGQLSWQINHAQMQQAKQYIRALSDLMADTSPESIAASEGQFLQLLIMLRNGCFQNRGDGNREQRLQGLLRWLQHNFCNDIDWMALAEQFSLPLRTLHRQLKQQTGMTPQRYLNRLRLLEARKQLQQSDKTITEIAHACGFSDSNHFSTQFRREFSLSPKTLRNGEH from the coding sequence ATGACTTTACTCTGCGGTGAGGATTTCTTTATTTCAAAAGACGCGACGGTGGCCATTGAACCACGCTGGCCTCAGCCTGCATTCCCCGAGCACTACCACGATTTTTGGGAGATCGTCCTCGTTGAAAAGGGATCGGGTATCCATGTTCTCAACGATCAGCCCTACGTGCTAGGCAGCGGAACAGTCTGTTTTATTCGTGCCGACGATCATCATCTTTTTGAAAACGTCGACGATCTGAATTTGATTAACGTGTTGTACCGTTCCCCCCACGGATTTCGCTATCTGGCCGACCTCAGTGATTTTTTGCCCTCGCGCGACCTGCCGGACGGCCAGTTGAGCTGGCAGATAAATCATGCGCAGATGCAACAGGCCAAACAGTATATCCGCGCCTTGAGCGACTTGATGGCGGACACTTCGCCGGAAAGCATTGCCGCCAGCGAAGGGCAGTTTCTGCAATTGCTTATCATGCTGCGCAACGGCTGTTTCCAAAACCGCGGCGACGGCAACCGGGAGCAGCGCTTGCAGGGTTTGTTACGCTGGTTGCAGCATAACTTTTGCAACGATATCGACTGGATGGCCCTGGCGGAACAGTTTTCCCTGCCGCTGCGCACCCTGCATCGCCAGCTTAAGCAGCAGACCGGCATGACCCCGCAGCGCTACCTGAACCGGCTGCGCTTATTGGAAGCACGCAAGCAATTACAGCAAAGCGATAAAACCATTACCGAAATTGCCCACGCCTGCGGCTTTAGCGACAGTAATCATTTTTCCACCCAGTTCCGCCGGGAGTTTTCTTTATCACCTAAAACGCTCCGTAACGGGGAACATTGA
- a CDS encoding YggT family protein, which produces MLTLTFLVTTVIDLYIMVLLLRIWMQWVRCDFYNPFSQFIVKITQPIIGPLRRIIPSPGPIDSASLLLAYILATLKFPLLMLIQAGALAVDPLNLLVGLLTLLKAAGQLVFWVIIIRSLMSWVSQGRSPMDYVLFQLSEPLMAPIRRIIPAMGGIDFSAMVVILILYLLNYLGMDLFQGLWYQL; this is translated from the coding sequence ATGTTGACGCTGACGTTTTTGGTCACCACCGTGATTGATCTCTATATCATGGTGCTATTGCTGCGTATCTGGATGCAATGGGTACGTTGCGATTTTTATAATCCGTTTTCGCAATTTATCGTCAAGATAACCCAGCCGATTATCGGCCCCCTGCGCCGTATTATTCCGTCGCCGGGCCCCATTGACAGCGCGTCGCTGCTACTGGCCTATATTCTGGCCACGCTGAAATTCCCGCTGTTGATGCTGATTCAGGCCGGCGCGTTAGCGGTGGATCCGCTGAATTTGCTGGTGGGGCTGCTGACGCTGCTGAAAGCCGCCGGGCAGCTGGTGTTCTGGGTGATTATCATCCGTTCCTTGATGAGCTGGGTCAGCCAGGGCCGCAGCCCGATGGATTACGTGCTGTTTCAGCTCAGCGAACCGCTGATGGCGCCGATTCGGCGCATTATTCCGGCCATGGGCGGTATCGACTTCTCCGCCATGGTGGTTATTTTGATCCTCTATCTGCTGAACTATCTGGGGATGGATCTGTTTCAGGGGCTGTGGTATCAGCTGTAA
- a CDS encoding L-rhamnose isomerase, whose amino-acid sequence MSQSIENAWQLARQRYADINVDVDAALTLLDTLPVSMHCWQGDDVAGFENPTGSLTGGIQATGNYPGKARNVRELRGDLELAFQLIPGPKRLNLHAIYLEAEGRVERNEIEPKHFAGWVDWARNHDLGLDFNPTCFSHPLSADGFTLSHADAGIRRFWIEHCQASRRISAYFGRELGTPSVMNIWVPDGMKDVTIDRLAPRQRFMAALDEVIAEKLDSRHHIDAVESKLFGIGAESYTVGSSEFCLGYASSRGIALCLDAGHFHPTEVISDKISSAMLFVPRLLLHVSRPVRWDSDHVVLLDDETQAIANEIIRHDLFDRVHIGLDFFDASINRIAAWVIGTRNMKKALLRALVEPTGQLRELEQQGDYTARLALLEETKSLPWQAVWDKYCQLHDVPVGGDWLRVVREYESSVSSKR is encoded by the coding sequence ATGAGTCAATCCATTGAAAATGCCTGGCAATTGGCAAGGCAGCGTTATGCGGATATTAATGTCGACGTTGACGCAGCCTTGACATTGCTGGATACCTTGCCGGTTTCAATGCACTGCTGGCAGGGTGACGATGTGGCCGGTTTCGAGAACCCCACCGGATCGCTGACCGGCGGCATTCAGGCCACCGGCAATTACCCCGGCAAAGCGCGTAATGTCCGTGAGCTGCGTGGGGATTTGGAGCTGGCTTTCCAGTTGATTCCCGGCCCGAAGCGGCTGAATCTCCACGCCATTTATCTGGAGGCCGAGGGTCGGGTTGAGCGTAATGAAATCGAGCCGAAGCACTTCGCCGGCTGGGTGGACTGGGCGCGTAATCACGATTTGGGCCTGGACTTCAATCCTACCTGTTTTTCACACCCCCTCAGCGCCGATGGCTTTACCCTGTCCCATGCCGATGCAGGCATCCGCCGCTTCTGGATTGAACACTGCCAGGCCAGCCGCCGGATATCCGCCTACTTTGGCCGCGAACTGGGTACTCCGTCGGTGATGAATATCTGGGTCCCGGACGGGATGAAGGACGTCACCATCGACCGGCTGGCGCCCCGGCAGCGCTTTATGGCCGCACTGGACGAGGTGATAGCCGAAAAGCTGGATAGCCGCCACCATATCGACGCCGTCGAAAGCAAACTGTTCGGCATCGGCGCCGAAAGCTATACCGTGGGATCCAGTGAATTCTGCCTGGGTTACGCCAGCAGCCGCGGTATCGCCCTTTGTCTGGATGCCGGCCATTTCCATCCCACCGAGGTTATCTCCGACAAGATCTCCAGCGCCATGCTGTTTGTGCCCCGGCTGCTGCTGCACGTCAGCCGTCCGGTGCGCTGGGACAGCGATCATGTGGTATTGCTGGACGATGAGACCCAGGCCATCGCCAATGAAATCATCCGCCATGATTTGTTTGATCGCGTGCATATCGGACTGGATTTTTTTGATGCGTCCATTAACCGCATCGCCGCTTGGGTCATCGGTACCCGCAATATGAAAAAAGCGCTTCTGCGGGCTCTTGTGGAACCCACGGGGCAACTGCGTGAATTGGAGCAGCAAGGAGATTACACCGCGCGCCTGGCGTTGCTGGAAGAGACCAAATCACTGCCCTGGCAGGCGGTGTGGGATAAATATTGTCAACTTCACGATGTACCGGTCGGCGGCGATTGGCTGCGGGTGGTTCGTGAATATGAAAGTTCCGTATCAAGCAAACGCTGA
- the rdgB gene encoding RdgB/HAM1 family non-canonical purine NTP pyrophosphatase → MQKIVLATGNAGKVAELAGLLTDFGLEVVSQASLGVESAEETGLTFIENALLKARHAARVTGLPAIADDSGLAVDHLGGAPGIYSARYAGPDADDRQNLEKLLNALKGVPEHQRGASFHCVLVYLRHADDPIPLVCHGAWRGVIGPDAVGDGGFGYDPVFRIPALDCSAAELSRTEKQSLSHRGQALALLLDGLRHA, encoded by the coding sequence ATGCAAAAAATCGTATTGGCCACCGGTAATGCCGGTAAAGTCGCCGAATTGGCCGGACTGCTGACGGATTTCGGCCTGGAGGTGGTGTCGCAGGCCTCGCTCGGGGTGGAGTCGGCGGAAGAAACCGGCCTGACGTTTATTGAAAATGCCCTGCTTAAAGCGCGCCATGCCGCCCGCGTCACCGGCCTGCCCGCCATTGCCGATGACTCCGGGCTGGCGGTGGACCATCTTGGCGGCGCGCCGGGAATATACTCGGCCCGCTATGCCGGCCCCGATGCCGATGACCGGCAAAATCTGGAAAAACTGTTAAACGCCCTTAAAGGCGTACCGGAACACCAGCGCGGCGCCAGCTTCCATTGCGTACTGGTCTATCTGCGCCACGCCGACGATCCCATTCCCCTGGTTTGCCACGGCGCCTGGCGCGGCGTTATCGGGCCTGATGCAGTGGGCGACGGCGGGTTCGGTTATGATCCGGTGTTCCGGATCCCCGCGCTGGATTGCAGCGCCGCCGAATTGAGCCGGACTGAGAAACAGAGCTTGTCCCATCGCGGCCAAGCCCTGGCGCTGTTGCTGGACGGCCTGCGTCATGCTTAG
- the rhaR gene encoding HTH-type transcriptional activator RhaR codes for MSHLKLDTTDYFLSDKNAITVEDRHPQPAFSAHTHEFNELVIVWRGNGLHILNDVPYTITCGDLFYINAADKHSYESVNDLELDNILYCRHRLTLSSDWDSLLPGENVDQAQRYWRLSTPGMSVLRREVDALARECMKTDPLSIMLSEALFLQVALLLKRFRHSPDSLLLSDAEQLDLLLMALRVSINEPFRLEDFCRQHQLNARSLKSLFKQQTGIGVNQYLRQLRLCKAMDLLRRGQQTIGEVASQCGFDDSNYFSVVFNQSYGISPRQYRQRFQKKNHGTTGNG; via the coding sequence ATGTCACATCTGAAACTGGATACTACCGATTATTTCCTGTCAGATAAAAATGCAATCACCGTCGAGGATCGTCATCCGCAGCCGGCCTTTTCAGCCCATACCCATGAATTCAATGAATTGGTCATCGTCTGGCGGGGCAACGGCCTGCATATCCTGAACGATGTGCCTTACACCATTACCTGCGGCGATTTGTTTTATATCAACGCCGCCGATAAACACAGCTACGAATCCGTCAACGACCTGGAGCTGGATAATATCCTGTATTGCCGCCATCGCCTGACGCTATCCTCTGACTGGGACTCCCTGCTGCCGGGGGAAAACGTCGATCAGGCCCAGCGATATTGGCGGCTGAGCACGCCGGGCATGTCGGTCCTGCGGCGGGAAGTGGATGCGCTGGCGCGGGAATGCATGAAAACCGACCCGCTGTCGATTATGCTCAGCGAAGCGCTGTTTCTCCAGGTGGCGCTGTTGCTCAAACGGTTCCGCCACTCTCCGGACAGTCTGCTGCTTTCCGATGCCGAACAGCTGGATTTATTGCTGATGGCGTTACGCGTCAGTATCAATGAGCCCTTTCGTCTGGAAGACTTTTGCCGGCAACACCAGTTGAATGCCCGCAGTTTGAAATCGCTGTTCAAACAGCAGACCGGCATTGGCGTTAACCAGTATTTACGGCAGCTAAGGCTTTGCAAAGCCATGGACCTATTGCGCCGCGGGCAACAAACCATCGGCGAGGTGGCTTCCCAATGCGGATTCGACGACAGCAATTATTTTTCCGTGGTGTTCAATCAATCCTACGGTATCTCCCCCCGGCAATATCGTCAGCGGTTTCAGAAAAAAAATCACGGCACCACGGGAAACGGTTAA